CAATTCCTACGATGCCACCAACCGCAGGCCCTCTCTGCTCGGGGAGGCGGTTACGGCCATTCAGGAGGCTGCAGGTTACAAGCCCGTCTGGCCCTGGGTTTCCGCCGAGCCGTATCGCTACAGCAGCCCGGCGAGCATGTACACCACCGTCCGGGCCCAAATCTTTTCAGCCCTTGTCCATGGCGCCACCGGCATCCTTTTTTACAACGATCAGAGTGTCGTGGCCCGGAGCAGCCAGGCGCAGATCTATTGGGACCGGATGTTTGATCTGGTCAAGGAGGTGGTCCTCTATCGCGATGTTCTCGAGAATTTTACCGCCGTGAGCAGCCGGTATGCGGGCGCCGTCCAGTGGCGTTGCTTCAGCCGCAACCCGAAGCATGGCGGATCCCTCTATTACTTCGTGGTCAATACCTCCACCGATGACCAGAGTCTGCAGTTGCCCAACGGAGCGCAGCTCGGTCTTGGGGAAAACGAATGCGGCGTCTGGTTGAACACCGGCGCCGCGATACGGCAGCTCGCCCCGCTCGCTAACCTCTCGTTCGAGGTCTGGCAGGGATCGGCGGCGGCGCAGTTGCCGTCGCAATGGACAGCGGTGCTCCCCGAAGGAACCTCTGTGATCCGCTCTTCGACCGGGGCGAAGCTCGGAGACTATTGCCTCCAGTTGGAGGATCACGCTGCGGGCAGAGACCAGACCGCGGCACTCCGTCAGAGCATCCCCTGCGCTGGCGGTGAGACCTACGAGTTGCAGGCGTGGTGCCGTTTCGAATCCGGCAATCCGCAGCGGTTGAGGTTGCAGTTTTATGACGGCGCTGGCAAACTTTTGCTCGAAAAGGAGAGCCTCGGGCCGGGAAAGAAAAACGGCTGGCAGCTGGTCCGGACCGTTGCTCAGGCTCCGGTTGCCGCCGAAACGCTGGCGGTTGTCCTCAGCAGCGCCGGCGGAAAACTGCAGGGGCGCAGCAGCTGGGACGATCTCCTGCTGCGTCTCCAATAAACCATCCATCCTCGGCCCGAGTCTACAGCACCAGGGTGAAGCGGTGCGGCAGATGGATCCGGTAAAATCCCTCCGATTGGGCGACAGCCGCCAGGTTGCGCCCCCCCACCTGCAAAATGTGGTACCGCAGCGGACCGGCTGGCGCCGGTAGGCGCCCTTCGCGGAAGAGTTCTTTGAGCTCCGTATCGCTGAATTCGATGACGGGCTGCAGTGCCTGGTCGCTGAACCGCTGGATGGCCGGCGTGGTCAGCCGCCAGAAGTTGGTCTTCTGATGAGCGAGCGGCAAACCGGCCATCATCAGGGTGCGCTGCGGCAAGCGCTCCCATTCCGGCGCCAGGATCCAGAGTCGGTGCTGCGTGCGCAGGAAGCGGCCGGCGTGCAGGGCCTCCACAGGCAGGCCCCACAGGGTTTCGAGATGATCGAGCAGCGGCGCGATCGCGGGATCGCCCGCCGTGAGTGAATCCACCCAGGGCATGGTTTCGGTCACCGGTCGGATAGGGAGGGGGCCGGTTTTGCGCAGCCGGGCGATGAAGAAGCCCTCGAAGGGGAGAGGCCAGGGATGGATGCGCACGGCACGCTGCAGCGCGGCAGGGAAGGTGTGACCCTGATAGGCCGTGAGTGGCGGCCGGCAGCAGGGAGCGCTGGAGAAAGGGATGGTTTCGAGCTCGACCGGATAGCGGGAGAGAATACGCTCCAGGACCCGCTCATCCTCCTCGGGGCAGATCGAACAGGTGGAGTAGACGATGACGCCGCCGATTCGGGCCGTTTTGATCCCGGAAATCAGCAGCTGTTCCTGAATCCCCGAGATCTTTTCGAGAAAGGTCGGAGACCACTGTGACTGGAAAGCCCGAGTAGG
The nucleotide sequence above comes from bacterium. Encoded proteins:
- a CDS encoding RsmB/NOP family class I SAM-dependent RNA methyltransferase, with amino-acid sequence MKTRTLLELTRYLQQLLGDDYAAFAEAPMEPPALRINTLKSERTTLLRHFERWGVSARPHPVNPDGLVLEEDRLPLSHTLAFFAGAFAYQGLSSQLPVLALDPRPGERVLDLCAAPGSKSTQIAALMQNRGQLLLNDSSGRRLQPLMANLFSAGVLNSCLLNLPGQSLGRHFPEQFDRVLVDAPCSALSNLPTRAFQSQWSPTFLEKISGIQEQLLISGIKTARIGGVIVYSTCSICPEEDERVLERILSRYPVELETIPFSSAPCCRPPLTAYQGHTFPAALQRAVRIHPWPLPFEGFFIARLRKTGPLPIRPVTETMPWVDSLTAGDPAIAPLLDHLETLWGLPVEALHAGRFLRTQHRLWILAPEWERLPQRTLMMAGLPLAHQKTNFWRLTTPAIQRFSDQALQPVIEFSDTELKELFREGRLPAPAGPLRYHILQVGGRNLAAVAQSEGFYRIHLPHRFTLVL